One window from the genome of Mumia sp. ZJ1417 encodes:
- a CDS encoding YigZ family protein: protein MAPDHYLVPARDAEATIEVKGSRFLGWVRRVDSEDEARAYVAVARREFFDARHHCSAFVIGPDGSLQRSNDDGEPSGTAGAPMLEVLVRREVRDVVAVVTRWFGGTLLGAGGLVRAYSETTAAALDAAGVLRRERRVVVTVEVAHAEAGKVENELRARGAEVVGVEYEADAVRLRVAAWPDAVVSLREQVAALTRGAGEIVVGDSVWMP from the coding sequence GTGGCGCCCGACCACTATCTGGTGCCCGCTCGTGACGCCGAGGCCACGATCGAGGTCAAGGGTTCGCGGTTCCTGGGCTGGGTCCGGCGGGTCGATTCCGAGGACGAGGCGCGGGCGTACGTGGCTGTGGCGAGGCGCGAGTTCTTCGACGCCCGGCACCACTGCTCGGCGTTCGTCATCGGGCCTGACGGCTCGCTCCAGCGCAGCAACGACGACGGGGAGCCGAGCGGGACCGCCGGTGCTCCGATGCTCGAGGTGCTGGTGCGCCGGGAGGTCCGTGACGTCGTCGCGGTGGTCACGCGGTGGTTCGGCGGGACGCTGCTCGGGGCCGGAGGGCTGGTCCGCGCGTACTCCGAGACGACCGCGGCGGCGCTCGACGCCGCAGGGGTGCTGCGCCGCGAGCGACGCGTGGTCGTCACGGTCGAGGTCGCCCACGCCGAGGCGGGCAAGGTGGAGAACGAGCTGCGTGCGCGAGGTGCCGAGGTGGTCGGCGTCGAGTACGAGGCGGATGCCGTACGGCTCCGTGTCGCCGCGTGGCCGGATGCGGTCGTGTCCCTCCGGGAGCAGGTTGCCGCCCTCACCCGCGGAGCCGGGGAGATCGTGGTCGGCGACTCGGTGTGGATGCCGTGA
- a CDS encoding PLD nuclease N-terminal domain-containing protein, with the protein MAQKQWSDLTPPQRRAVIALGAVEVVLTTAALVSLARTPAERIRGPKAAWVGGCFVQPAGPIAYFLVGRR; encoded by the coding sequence ATGGCTCAGAAGCAGTGGTCCGACCTGACACCGCCCCAACGGCGCGCGGTCATCGCGCTCGGCGCCGTCGAGGTCGTCCTCACCACGGCGGCGCTCGTCAGCCTCGCGCGCACGCCGGCCGAGCGCATACGAGGCCCTAAGGCAGCCTGGGTGGGCGGGTGCTTCGTCCAGCCCGCCGGGCCGATCGCCTACTTCCTCGTCGGTCGCCGCTGA
- a CDS encoding bifunctional UDP-sugar hydrolase/5'-nucleotidase, producing MRPRHRTLLRRTTLLAATAALVAAPLSVVPAASAAPEDEVTLTFLGINDFHGRIDANTVKFAGTVEQLRAAGGEDSTVFVAAGDNIGASLFASAVDQDNPTIDVLKALQLDNTAVGNHEFDQGFADLTGRVIPRMGQNRFGTPVFLGANVYDKGTEDPALPEYAEYTVNGVDVAIVGVVTEETRSLVSADGIADLDFGDPVEAVNRVAGELKDGDDANGEADLIIASYHEGAPLSDSAATLDQQVAASPVFAHMVNDTTAAVDAIFTGHTHQRYAYDAPIPGGTGTRPLVQSGNYGEGVAKVEITYDTATDEVVAHTRSVVARTTTADADLVAQYPRVAAVKTIVDTAIANSAAVGNRPVATVSNDITTALIGGTYQDGVYTHPTPGATGVRDDRASESTLGNLVANALRDSLANDQGGNAEIGIANPGGLRAELFYAGDTSTNPANTDGVVTFAEANSVLPFANNLSSVTLTGEQFVRLLEQQWQRDVNGAVPSRAYLQLGLSDNVSYTYHEVDDPAVPPDPAGNPRKKGVIDSVTIDGEPIDLAKDYRVGTFAFLVTGQDNFHVFKEGAAPKDSGLVDREAWISYLEDKSPVAPSFARRSTVTTDAPTTLTTGEPTTFTVSKLDLTSLDSPQNTTLTAKVGETEVGSFPVSNGTATVTFTVPAGLAAGAAMLTLTAQPTGTVVSLPVTVVKGKIATTIDAVATPGLSPLFGPIVVARVSPRGATGTVQVLDASGKAFGSGKLLAGHTVIALGGRALKPGTHTLTIRYGGDGKHKPSETVKTVRVLGR from the coding sequence ATGCGACCCAGACACCGTACTCTCCTGCGGCGGACCACTCTTCTCGCCGCTACGGCCGCGCTGGTCGCGGCTCCGCTGTCCGTCGTTCCCGCGGCATCTGCGGCTCCTGAGGACGAGGTCACGCTGACCTTCCTCGGCATCAACGACTTCCATGGCCGGATCGACGCCAACACCGTGAAGTTCGCGGGCACGGTCGAGCAGCTGCGGGCCGCCGGCGGAGAGGACAGCACCGTCTTCGTCGCCGCCGGCGACAACATCGGCGCCTCGCTCTTCGCCTCGGCCGTCGACCAGGACAACCCGACCATCGATGTCCTCAAGGCCCTGCAGCTCGACAACACCGCCGTCGGCAACCACGAGTTCGACCAGGGCTTCGCCGACCTCACGGGCCGCGTCATCCCGCGGATGGGCCAGAACCGCTTCGGCACGCCGGTCTTCCTGGGCGCCAACGTCTACGACAAGGGCACCGAAGACCCCGCCCTCCCCGAGTACGCCGAGTACACGGTCAACGGCGTCGATGTCGCGATCGTCGGCGTGGTGACCGAGGAGACCAGGTCCCTCGTCAGCGCGGACGGCATCGCCGACCTCGACTTCGGCGACCCCGTCGAGGCCGTCAACCGCGTCGCGGGCGAGCTCAAGGACGGTGACGACGCCAACGGCGAGGCCGACCTGATCATCGCCAGCTATCACGAGGGCGCACCGCTCTCCGACTCCGCGGCCACGCTCGACCAGCAGGTCGCGGCAAGCCCCGTCTTCGCGCACATGGTCAACGACACCACGGCGGCCGTCGACGCGATCTTCACCGGACACACCCATCAGCGCTATGCCTACGACGCGCCGATCCCCGGCGGTACGGGCACGCGCCCGCTGGTGCAGTCCGGCAACTACGGCGAGGGCGTCGCGAAGGTCGAGATCACGTACGACACCGCGACAGACGAGGTCGTCGCGCACACCCGGTCGGTCGTCGCCCGCACCACGACGGCAGACGCCGACCTCGTCGCCCAGTACCCGCGGGTCGCTGCGGTGAAGACCATCGTGGACACCGCGATCGCCAACTCGGCGGCCGTCGGCAACCGACCGGTCGCGACCGTCAGCAACGACATCACGACCGCTCTCATCGGCGGCACCTACCAGGACGGCGTCTACACGCACCCCACGCCGGGAGCGACCGGCGTGCGCGACGACCGCGCCTCCGAGTCCACCCTCGGCAACCTCGTCGCCAACGCGCTGCGTGACAGCCTGGCGAACGACCAGGGCGGCAACGCCGAGATCGGCATCGCCAACCCCGGCGGCCTTCGCGCGGAGCTGTTCTATGCCGGTGACACGAGCACCAACCCGGCGAACACCGACGGCGTCGTCACCTTCGCCGAGGCCAACTCCGTCCTGCCTTTCGCCAACAACCTCTCGTCCGTCACGCTGACGGGTGAGCAGTTCGTGCGGCTGCTCGAGCAGCAGTGGCAGCGCGACGTCAACGGCGCCGTGCCCTCCCGCGCATACCTCCAGCTCGGGCTCTCCGACAACGTCTCGTACACCTACCACGAGGTCGACGACCCGGCCGTCCCGCCGGACCCGGCAGGCAACCCGCGCAAGAAGGGCGTCATCGACTCGGTCACGATCGACGGCGAGCCGATCGACCTCGCCAAGGACTACCGCGTCGGGACGTTCGCCTTCCTCGTCACCGGCCAGGACAACTTCCACGTGTTCAAGGAGGGTGCAGCGCCGAAGGACTCCGGGCTGGTCGATCGCGAGGCCTGGATCTCGTACCTCGAGGACAAGTCGCCCGTCGCCCCGTCGTTCGCCCGACGCTCGACGGTGACCACGGATGCTCCGACGACCCTGACGACGGGGGAGCCGACCACCTTCACGGTCTCCAAGCTCGACCTCACGTCGCTCGACAGCCCGCAGAACACCACGCTGACCGCGAAGGTCGGCGAGACCGAGGTCGGGAGCTTCCCGGTCTCGAACGGTACGGCGACCGTCACGTTCACCGTGCCCGCGGGGCTCGCAGCCGGGGCGGCGATGCTCACCTTGACCGCGCAGCCGACCGGCACGGTCGTGTCGCTCCCCGTCACGGTGGTCAAGGGCAAGATCGCCACGACCATCGATGCCGTGGCCACCCCGGGCCTCTCCCCGCTGTTCGGCCCGATCGTGGTCGCTCGCGTGAGCCCGCGTGGCGCGACCGGCACCGTGCAGGTGCTTGACGCCAGCGGGAAAGCATTCGGCTCCGGCAAGCTGCTCGCCGGTCACACGGTGATCGCGCTCGGTGGCCGTGCCCTCAAGCCGGGGACGCAC